The stretch of DNA TTTGACGGAAGAAGAACGTCTAAGTAATCAGAGGGAAGTGAATCAAGAACAGCATCGACATCTGCCTGGTTCTGCGGTATTACTCCGCCGTTGGCCGATTTTATAAGATCTACAATTCCTGTGGCACCTGCGATATATCTTTGGCCGCCGAGATCTCCTTCAAGACTCTCGAGGTAATTCAACACATCAGGTCTTGTTACATCCGCTCCTTCGACTATCAATACTACAGAATCCGACCCGAATATTTCGGTGTAATGCATGAGGAGGGAACCGACCGGTTTATCGGTATCAAGGTAGGTCTCGGTTCCAGTCTCCATCGTTATCATTGTTGCGCCATATATACCAAGCAACAACACCGTGATAATCAGACCTGCAACCACAAACGGTCTTTTATTTATCGATTGTGCTATAAATTCAAACGGCGATTTCAATATTATCATCCTCCGGCCTGAGCCGTACATATTCCTGCGTCATTTAATTAGATTTTTTAAAGTAGGTTATTCACGCGTCGATCCGTTATTTATCAGGAGAAATCTTCTTCTCCGTTCCGGACAAAATGCCGGCAGGCAGTACATAATCGGAGATTATACTCCAGGTAATCCCGGCGGCAATATGATTATCTTCGGTTTTCAAAACATCAATTCCAAGACTTTTTGCAAAACTGTACATTCTTTTTTTGTCATTGATAACAAATAAGCCATTATTGCAGGGCGAATTTATAATCCCGATTATCTCTTTTAGGTAATATTCAGGTATGCGGCCTTCATTTAAAAGCGTAAAATGAAGGAATTCGATGAGCTGCATATAGTACTGAGGAGGTGTAAAGCCGGCATCCTCCCATATGCCTCCGGTCTCAAGGTTTTTTTCATATTTACAGAGATGACCGCTACAGGCGCTGATTTCTGTTTTCATTGTAAGGCCCCTTTATACAAAGACACAATTTTAAAGTTCACAAAAGATCCGGTTTCCCGGAATCATACATACAACCGGAATAATTATTCAAAGCTGTAATTTTGATATCAAATAAACTTCATTTACTTCCTGACAGATTTCTTTCGCAGAACTTCAATATAATTTCAATAAGTCAGAAGATAATATCTGGCCAACTCCAAAAGTTTTTAGCAGAAAATCGTGAACTAACGGACTCCTTTTATTGATACAAGAGGTGTTGCCGCGGCTTTTTCATCAGCAGTTTGATGTTCTGGTGAATATATCATGACATTAAAATTCACAACAGAAAGAAGAAGATTATCATAACTGGTCGCTGCCAAAGGGACATTACAGGATAGGGGTTAAAACATAAAATCCTGAAATTCCTGCTTTATCCGGGTGGTTTTTTAATTCCTGCTCCCTTTTATGAATTTTTAGCGAATATGACAATTTCGGACATCTTCCCTGTTGCTTAAAATATATATTGAAGGCAGAACCAATTATTTGATTGAAACTCACGGAGTTGTAAATGCTGGAAACCACGATTGAGACTCTTAAAAAACTTGGATTCACCGAGTATGAGGCGAGGGCGTACATATCGCTTATAGGGTTCGGAATGGCAACCGCACGTGAAATTCATGAAAACAGCGGTGTTCCCCAGGGAAGAATTTACTCGGTATTGAGAAGTCTGTCCGACAAAAATTTCATTGAGATCCAGGACGGAAATCCCTCGTATTACTATGCCGCAAATCCGGTTGCGAGACTTAGTAAACTAAAGACGGAGATAAACGATTCGATAAACGAATCGATCGAATACCTTTCAAATCTTTATCTCAACTCGAAGCCGCCTTCACCCATATGGGCTATCCACTCAGAATGGGGTATCAAGAACAGAATAAAGACTCTTGTTCAGGGCGCAAACAAAGAGATTATCATTTTTGTCGACGACATCTCCTTTTTCGAATGGGTGAGACCGGAGTTGAAAAAAGTAAAAAAGAAGGTAAATGTCGAGATATATGCCAGGAACAAGGCTGATTTTGCAGGATCTAATTTAAGAGTGACTGAATATTCGGAAAAAATGTACTTATTGTGGGCGAAGATAGCCTCTATGGAAAAAAATATTCACGAAGCCCCTAAATCCAAGATGAATATGATAATCGATGAATCAACGGGTTTATTCATAGGAAAAACACAGGGAGAGGTTACAGGAGTTATTATGCAGGTGCCGCAGCTTGTATACACGTTAAGGGCTTTTATGAAGATGCTTGAAGAGGATTAATGGTACGCGAACAGGATACAAAGCAGAAGTTTAAGCGAATTTCTCAGGTCGAACAATTCATGGAGGGATGTTGTCATCTCCGGTGTCCGGCTTGATGAAGATATGACTATGATTACTTTTTTTTGATTTTGAATAAAATAGTGGTTTAAATTAAGGTATAAATCGATGACTAATGATCATCCAGGATTTTGCTATGGCAAATAACATTCACGGAGCAGGAGGGGACGCTTGTCCGTCCCCGAGTGCGACCTATCGCCATGAGGGGGAGGGTTATAGGGAGGGGGAATCTTCCCCCTCCCTGTCATTGCAAAATATCTTGGTTTTTCTAATCGAATGTTCTATAAAAAATTAAGATTGTTTCAGGCAGTCATCATTTTGCAGAGAGAGATAATATCCTGAACAATTGATTTTTTCTATAGAGGAATTTTATAAAAATTTATAAGCTCTTTTACAATTTTAATAATTATATTATGGTTTACAGCAATAGGAAAAACACTTTCTGTGTAATTTTTCCTGTCCTGATTATTTTAATTTGCTGGTTTGGATATCCCTATATTTCACCTATTTTTTCAAATATGCTTCAAAATCCATTTTTTATCTTGTTAATAGCTTGTATTGAATTATTAGGGGTATACTTGCTTTTAGCATTACTGTCAGCGTTTATATTTTTCGTCTTCATATGGAGTGTATTTCCATCAATTTCTCAACTGGGAGTCTATAAAAAATTAAATACCGAAGATCCACTTAATGGAGAATCCTTAGGCACGAAAATAAAAAAAATCTATAAAATTAACTTTATTCTCTCAATCTTTTTGATGATAGTGATATTATACTTTTTATATCCATCTACCGGCACAACTACCTTTGATTCAACTGCCACGACATTTTCAGAAATAGATCATATATACATCTTAGCGTTTGCTTTTGTTCCAGCATTCTTATTATCAATAAGAGTTCTAGCAAATCCAACAAAAAATGTTTTTTCAAGCCCTATTATTAATTATTATGCCCATCCCGCTGACAAAAAGGAGTTTATTAAATCTTTTAAAAAAGACGTGATCTCTTTTTATGCTGCATTAATTATGGCGGCAATAATATTTTTTTACTTGAAAATAATGCAGGCACAATTAAATAATCAATTAGAAGAGGAATTAATTAAATTTTATCCACAGATTGATAGTATAGCTCTATGTATCTTAATTGTTACTTACTTTATAATATTATTAATTACAACCGCCTTTGGAGAATGGTTCTTAACAAAATTTCCACCATATGAAAGACTATAGGTACTTATTTTTCTCCTGAACAAACAACCATCAATCCCTATCTTCACCAAATCCATTTTCTTCTTTGAACATATCACTCTAAGAAAAACTACTCAAAAGAAAAAAATTCATCCAGTTCCGTCTTCCCAGCGACTTTGTGAAGCCCCGCGAGATCCTTAAAAGGCCGTTTTGCAGCGATCGATGCCGCGGTCTTCTTCCCGATTCCCGGGATCTGCTTAATCGTCTGGACAGTGACCTCGTTCATCCGTATCGGGTATTGGAATCCTGTTATCGATCTTTGACCCCAGCCGGCGACCACCGCATCTATATGCTCTCCCTTCACTATCTTCTGCGGAACGCCGACGAGTATTGGGTACGATCCCATCTGTCTCCCGAACGATGTGTTCCCCTCCTCTTCGATTATGACATCCCTGAGAATTGTCCCACGTGGAAAGACCTTCATGAGCATAGGGTGATCGAAGTTTTTTCTGGCATCTTCCTTGAATTTCCTGAAGAGATCGTCGTACATCCCGATTGAATTCTCCTCCCACGCCTTCGTACCTTCGAACGGCATGACCTGCCGTATGTTCACCCTCCTCACAAGAAGTCCGGAGCTGAGAACCTCATTTAAAAACCGCAAATTCAGGTCATATGTCGCAGGCGATTCTCCTTTCAGGCCGAGAACGAAATTGAGGCCGGGAAGAAGATGGGGGATTCCATTCTCCCTCATGCCGCCGACCTCGTTGACTATCTCGATCGCCCTCATAACCTGTTCCGGCAGTGCCTTCAGGTTGTTCTCCCGGACTACAACAGGATCTGCCGACTCCATACCGAAGGCAGCGACATCGCCGGGAGTGTGCCACCGGACAATTGCCTTCAACGCCTCTTTTGCCGCCTCTTCATGCTCGAAGATATTTCTCGGGTTGATGTTGTCTATATGCAGCGTCTTCAGTCCGGGCGCGGCAGACCTTATTCCGCTGAAGAGATGCTCTATCTTTTCAGGATCGGGGCAGGGGAACTCACCTCCGCGGACACCGTATGTCAGCAGGTCGGGCTGCCTCCCTACCCTGAAGTGACGCACTCCCGAATCATAAAGCGCCTTCACCTCGGCATGAACTCCCGCGGCGTTCCTGAACTCCGGCTCGCCGTAAAGGAACTCTGTGCAGAACGAACAGCCTCCCGACACATACCTCGAGCACCCGCGGGCCGTTTCAAGCTCACAGATTATGTCTGGGAACCCGGGATGCTTTTGTACTATTCCCGCACCCGCTACAGCGAATTCATCGATCCTTTCATAATCGAAGTTCCCGTAGGACTCACCTTCACGAATCACGGAGTCCACGGCAGAACCGATCTCACCTTCAAGGACAAAATCAAATGGAGAAAAGCACTGCTTCTCGGCTGCATCTCCGCCGCCCTTCGACGAACCGAATATCACAGGACCGCCAACCATTGTTGCCGGCCTGTTTAGTGACGAGCCGATCTGCAGGATCTCGGCAGCCTTCGCAGGTGTTCCACCGAGGTACTTCCCCGGAACCGACACTCCTGTAATCAGGAGTACATAGTCGGCATTCTGGGCATTCTGAAGGAGATACGGATCTTTTCTGACCTGATCGATTGTAAGATAGTCGGCAGAGATCCCATTCTTCTCAAATGCACCCGCCGCATAGCGGATATAGGGGGATATGTACGGCGGAACACCAAAACATGCAGGCTCGTCGATATAGCCGTCGATGATTACTGCCTTAGAGGTCATATCCGATCTCCTTTAAGAGATCGCGGGCTATCATCAGTTTCCCGCGCTTCACCGGGTTTACACTGCAATCGTCCAGGTCGAAACCGATGATCCGTATCTTCGATGAACCCAGCTCCTCAGCAGCGAAGATCGCACGGTCGCCGTCGGTAAATCCCCCTAAATTGTGAACATTCCCAAAAGGTTTCCCCTGAGTCGTAAGAACAAGCGGCCCCCCAAAGAGAGGAATCCACTTCTTCAAAAGAGGAATATTGTCGCCATGAGCATGAACGACCATAATGGTGCCTTCGGAATTCATTTCGATGAACGAGTCTTCGCACCCGTCGAGATCGGTAAAGACAACGTCCGGACGGATTCCGTTTTTATACAACAAATCGGCGGCGGCATCGGCAGCGATCACTGTTCCTTCGATCAGGTGCAATTCGTCCTTAAGGCACGGCGCGTTGCCGCACACAGTAACGACTGCCCCGGAGCACGCGTCCTTCAGGAGGGAGAGATCGTCTCTTGAAGAGAGATCCGATGCAAAATGTGCAGCCTTGTCGTCATCAGCCGGATCGAATCCGAAAAAATCGAGAATCCTCCTGTAATGAGGCTCCCATTCTTCATATCTCATTTGATTCTTCTTTGCCCAGACCCACCTGGTCTGCGAATTTTTCAAGAATAGGATCGATAACAAGAGACAATAGCTCTTCTTTGTTCTTTACCATTGAAAATGAGTTCAGCGGAATTCTCGCGGCAGCCATATTCGCATGCCCTCCCGCCTCGCCGATATCCGAGAACGCATCCTTCAGGACATTTCCGACATGGAGGCGGATATCCTTGTTGCGTGCGGATATCGTGATGCTGTCATCGCCGATACCGTACGCAATCGCCGTATTCACGCCCTCGAGCTGTATAAGAAGATCGGCAGCCTGCGGGATTACATCCCTGTTCCGCACGTAGCCGACGTTTGTGAACAGGTAACCGCTCTGGAGTTTTCTGTTCTTTATGGCGTCTCCAAGCGCTTCGAGCGTTTCGAGAGCCATAGACGGGGAGGTAATCTTCGAGAGAAGATCGCTGTCTGTCAGCGGAAGAAGGAAAGCAGCATAATTCAGATCCTGGGGGGTTGTGTTTCTTGTAAATTCTTTTGTATCCGCACGGATACCATATAAAAGAGCAGTTGCGACCTTCTGGTCGATGTTTACACCCAGTTCCTGGATGTATTGCGTCATTATTGATGCAGTTGCACCGGCACCGGGCCTCACATCAACAAAACGCCCCGGCTTTGAATTCTGGTCGGATATCTGGTGATGATCGACAATTATATCGACCTCTTTCCCGGATTCGAGCGCGTTGTTCTCCCCTGGTGCAGACGAATCGACAAGAGCGATATAATCGCACTCGTCTATTGCCTCTGCGGTGGCCTTCTCCATTTCGATATCCAGGAGAGTTACGAATGCGCGATTTTCCTGGTGCCCAATCTTGCCATCATATAAAATACGGCAGTTGAGCTGTTTGTCCGTAACATCCTTTGCTATCGCGCAAAGAGCCATTGCACTCGAAATCGAGTCAGGATCGGGATTCGTGTGGAGGACAATTCCAAGAGTTCCCTCCATTTCCGAGAGGTAATGATAGAGTTTTCTCGCAAGCCTCGATGAATGAAGTCTCCTTGTAAGATGAACAACGTTCTTTGCAAAGACTTCCTGGGGATAGAGGGCGATATCCGCGCCCGCCTGTTCAAGGAGGGAGAGACTGAGTTTGTCCACCGCCCTTGCAACCACATAAACCGACGGATATTTCTCCTTTATCCTTTTAACAGCCTCAAGATTCGCATTCTTGTCATTGGAGAGGACAAAAACAACCTCCGGCAGGGGCAGATCGTTCAGGAAACCGGGGTCGGTAATGTTCCTGACAATAGCATCGAAATTCTGGTCCCTAAGGTCTTCAACTCTCTTTACATCACTGTCAATGACAATTACCTGTTCGGAATCACGGACAAGATTCTCAACTACATTATATCCTATGCTACCGCATCCGAGGACGATATATTTGATCCTGTCCTTCGATCCATTCTGCAGGCTATCGGGCATCTATTACTACATTATCTTTCTACATGTATTTAGGCAATTTCCGAAACGTTTATTTTGAAATAAGAACCACTCAATAAAGCACAATGAATGGGCCTGTAGCTTAGTCAGGCAGAGCGACGGACTCTTAATCCGTAGGCCAGGGGTTCAAATCCCTTCAGGCCCGTTTTTGCAACATTTTTGCAGATTTTTTAAAAAATAAAGAAATCTCTGACGGTTTTATTCAGGATTTTTTCAAGTATAAAATTTAGTTTTCCCTTAGTCCCCGATCTGGACCAGCATGTCTTCAAGGCTCGGGTAATGCGATTCGATCTTCTTCACCCTGCCGCCCGAGGATGTGATCCTTTCGGTGAGCATGTTCAGGGATTCGATGTCGGTGACTGTGCCAAGATAGACATCCCCCACCCTGTCGTAATGATCCATGCACTCCTCAAACTCCTTAACATCATCCGCCATGAATTCCACGCTGTAGGAGATCGAACCGTATTCATCCCTGAGTTCATCCATCGAGCCGAGTGCGACGATCCTGCCCCTCTGCAGAATCATGATCTGATCGCATACCTCCTCGACCTGGTAGAGATTGTGAGCACTTAACAGGATGGTTTTCTTGTTTTCCTTCTTCATGCTCATCAGGAACTCACTGATGTAACGGGATGTCATCGGGTCGAGACCTGAGGTCGGTTCGTCATACACAAGAAAAGAGGGGTCGTGAATCAGGGACCGGGCAATCGCCACCTTTCTCTTCATTCCCTTGGAGAGTTCACCCAGTTTTTTATTTCCTGCATCGAGATTCAGGCGGTCGAGGAGCGTATCGCTTCTCTCCTTTATTTTATCGGGTGAAAGCCCGTAGATCTCACCGAAGAACGAAAGGTAGCCCTTCACGTTCATAGTCTCGTAAAGCCTCGATTCTTCGGGAAGATAGCCCAGCCTCTCCTTGAGGGCGTCCGGGTTTTTGATTACGTCTATTCCTCCGATCTCAAGCTCCCCCGATGTAGGAGCAATCAGCCCGGACATTATCTTGAGGAGTGTAGTCTTGCCCGCTCCGTTGTGACCTATTATGCCGAATATCCCGGTATCGTCACGTTCGAAACTGGCACCGTCGAGGGCGTGGAAACCGTTGTAATCTTTGACTATCGATCGGGCTTTAATCATATCAAACAGCGTTATTTTTTGCCAGAACCTTAATAAAGCTTATTATATCACTAATTATTACGAAGAGGGAGGTGTTTTTTGGGCGTTGCACAATGGTTCAATGAGGTAGCCACTATTGCAAAATGGGAACTGAAGCGCTTTTCAGGAACCATGAGCAGGGACATCCTTCCCGTCGCAATAATACTCTTTGTACTTCTTATCGGTGCAACGGGCCTGACCCAGCAGAGCGGACTTCACCTCCAGGACGAGATCTATACGGCAGGATCGGATTCCGATACCGCATCGGGAATTCTTTTAAGCGATTCAAGATTTACGGTTTATTCAATCCCACAAGGAAGTCGGCCTTCGGGATTCGACCTGGTCGTGTCGGGCGGCAATGTCTATGCAGCCGATACCGACAAAGGAATGGCTGCCCTGAAGGCATTCGATAAGGACTACTCGAACTACAAAATTGCACTTTACAACAGGGAAAGAGACCTCTTCGCGGCATACCCTCTCTGGATCGAGGAGCAGACCGTAGAGAGCGAGCTCGACTTCACTGCCACGCAGATTGGCACAATGGGTTATTACCGTCTCAACCCGAACGAGATTCCGACTCCCGATAACCCGGGAGGATATGTCTCCCCGCCGTCGGGTGATATCGACATCTCGATAGAAGAGCTCAGAAACGAACTCATCGCAGGGGAGGGGCAGGACGACCAGCTCAGCAGGTACTCGGATGTAATCAGCGGTGAAGGGATCGAACTGGAATACAAGATCCCCTCGCAGATGTCCCCGTCACTCCCGTTCGATTCGATAATACTGGTCTTCGTCTTCATATTCCCGCTCTATTTCACGTCGCAGTTCTACATGATGAGCATAATGAACGAAAGGATCGAAAGAAGCGGAGAGGCGCTTCTCTCCACCCCGCTATCCGGGTGGCAGATAATTACAGGAAAGGGCCTTCCGTATTTCCTCATGATGCTGGGAATCACCGCGGTCCTTACGGCATTCACAGGCGGGGAATTCCTGATACTTCTCCCTATATTTCCGGTAATACTCTTCTTCCTCGCATTCGCCCTTTTAATTGGGATGCTGGCGAGGAGTTTCAAGGAGCTCTCGTTCATATCTATCTTCTTCTCGACCGTAGCGACATCCTACATATTCTTCCCGAGCATCTTTGCCAACATCCATATCATCGGCAAGGTCTCCCCCCTGACCCTTGTGATCATGACCCTTGAAGGAGAGAGTTATACAGGCCTCGATTATGTCTATTCGACCGCCCTCTTCTTCCTTACAAGTGCAGTCATATTCTACATCTCGGCAAAGAACTTCAGCGAGGAGAGGCTCTTCAGCTACAACAAACTGATGGCACGCATAAGGGAGTTCATCAGCACCATAATCTCACGGAGATGGACTAATACATCCCTGCTGCTGATCGCTGCACTCACGATCCCATTCGTGTTCATGGCGCAGCTGATGTGCCTCGTCCTCTTCTTCAACCTCCCGATGCCGACATCCCTCATTCTGATGCTCGTCTCTGCGGCATTCATCGAGGAGTTCGCAAAATCGATAGGCATCTACACTATAGCGTACGACAGGCCGGAATGGCTCACATGGAAGAACATCGCGGTCGCCTCACTTGCCGTTGCGGCAGGATTCCTTGCAGGAGAAAAGCTGCTCCTGTTCGCAACGCTGGCGGAGATCTCCGAATCGGTCTTCGGGGAGATCATGTTCACAAGCCTTCAGGTTCTCTGGATGCCGCTGACACTTCACTTTGCCGGAATCTTCACAACGGCGGTGATCCTGAAATTCGGAGGGAGAAGGGCATACATCCCCGCTCTTATGACGGCGACTTTAGTACATACGGCATATAATACGTACTTCATATTCTTCGGGGGTATCTGAAGATGAATTCCGGAAATCTCAAAATAATTGCAAAGAAGGAAATGTCGGGACTTGTCAGCGAGAAGACAATCATACTTGCGATCATCCTCCAGGTATTCATTGCGATGTTCTCGTCATTCCTGCTTGTAGGGCTTGCATCCATGTACAACCCCGACGCAATAAGCAGCTATGCACACTTCAGGTACCCCATAGGATATGTCGGAAACGATACGCCCCTTCTCGAACACCTGAAGAACGACAGGGATTTCGTAGTCTACGAAGTGTCTCTGTCCGACGGAGTTGCCCTGCTCAAGGAGAGAAAACTGGCGGCGGTCGTCTGGGCCCCCGATACGTCGGAATATGCAGACATTCCAATAAAAGTGACCACCTATACGATAGAAAACGACATCCAGTCAAGTATTGTAAACGCCAGACTGAAGAATACATTCCTCGAGTACGAGGACCGCCTGCGTGATATAAGGAGCTATCGTATCGAGAATACACCGGTACCCCTGAACCTGCCGGAAGCGGATGCATCCGCGGACTTTTACGAGTTCGTATACGGTTTGCTGATCCCACTCCTGGTACTGATGCCCGCAATAATCTCAGGCGCCATGATCATCGATCTCATCACCGAAGAGTACCAGAAGGATACTCTGGAGACGCTGATGTCGGCTCCGATCACGTTCCCCGAGGTGATCTGGGGGAAGATCCTGTGCTGTTTCCTCATAGTGCCCGTACAGGTGACAGGATGGTTGATCCTCCTGATTGCAAACGGGATACAGGTGGAAGGAGTGATACCGATTATCCTCCACGTATCCGTCGCCTCGCTGATAATAATCATGCTCGGGGCTCTCACGGCTCTAAGATACCGTGAAAGGACGAATGCACAGTTCGTATTTTCAACCGCTCTTGTCGTTGTGATAATTGCTGCACTCGCTTTCCCGATGAATCCCGGAAATCTCATAGTCCTCCTTTCGGTAGGATCGATAGGGCCTGAGCACTGGATTATACTGGCACTAATGATCCTCGTTGCCATACTGCTTGGATTCCTGATGACGAAATATGCAGAGCGGATCCGCGACATGGCGATAAAATGAAACAAGGTAAATAGACGGATACAATACTGTATAGTATAATCAAAGGACTGATTAAGATGGGTTTTGGGAGAACTATTCTTATAATTGCAGTTATAGCTGTTGCTCTTATCGCATTGTCCGGAACAGTGTCTGCGGCGGCCTCTGCGTCTTCGGATGAACTGACGATCAACGTCTCCAGTGATGTCATTACAATAGGCGACATCGTTTCGATAAAAGGAACAGTAGCCGGCAGCGATTCAAAGACCATTTACATCTACCTGACAGGAGTAGATCTTCCTTCAAAGGGAACCGCACTTGTCGGAGATATCAGGAACGGAAGGCTTCCGTATGAACAGAAATACCTCTCCGGGCCGAGCTGGGACTACTCCTGGGATACCGGACTGATTATCGGAGGCCTCGAACAGGGAACCTACACGATATATGTATCTACTGACGACAGCGGCGTGGATAAGCTGAAAGAAGGAACATATGTCTCAAAGGAGGTCGAGATCATCGACCCTTCGGTTGCTACCGAATCATCCCCGGGAGAGATACTGCTGGTAATTGGGTCTCTTGCGGGAGTATTCATGCTGGCGAAATTTTACAGGAGAAAGTAAAGAACCTGAAGAGCTTCACAGGGCTTTCAGGTTGAGATTCCCTTTTTTCAAAGCACAATTAATAAAAGCTTGCGGGTTATAATACCCTCTGATTATTATGTCGAAAAAATTGGTGATTGGAGCAATCGCGATTCTTGCGATTCTGCTTATAGCTGCATCTCCTGTTTCCGCGGAACAGATTGTGGGAAACCAGATCGGATGGCTGACCTTCCACACGAACGTGGACGGGGCCACGATCTATATCAACGGAAATGCAGTAGGGACAACGGTCAACCAGCAGTATACATACACGGTCTACCTTGACGGTAGCCCGTCGAGCATGCCGAGTACTGCGTATGCAGCCAAAAGCGGTTACAGCAACAGCAATGCGATAGGGCTCAGTATCCCCTCAGCAGGAGAGACAAATGATTACTACCTGACCCTGAACCCGAACACGCCCACAACGGGTTCAATCTACGTCCAGTCCTCGCCCACAAATGCGATGGTCTACATAGACGGGACATACTACGGCAGAACACCTCAGAGCATTACAGGTCTTTCCACCGGATCCCACTCTGTTCTGGTCCAGAAGAGCGGGTACGAAGACTGGTCGACGACAACATCGGTAAGCGGCGGGGGAACGACTACAGTCTATGCAACTCTTACAACAGTGGAGAAATACGGATCGATCACTGTAACATCCACACCTTCAGGCGCCTCCGTTTATCTTGACGGAAATTACCAGGGAACGACACCTATGACAATCTCCGGTGTTGTAAAGGGCGGTCATATGGTTGAACTGGAGAAATCCGGCTATTACGAATGGAGCGGGCAGGTAACTGTATATGCAGGCCAGACCACAATGGTAAGCCAGATCATGAACCAGATACCCAACCCCTCGACAGGAACGATCTCGGTCTCATCGACACCCGGCGGGGCATATATCTACCTTGACGGTGCCTACGAAGGCGTGACCCCGTATTCCGGCAGCTACATAATCCAGAACGTAGAGTCAGGCAGCCACACGATTACGGCCAGGCTCAGCGGGTACCAGACCTCAACAGTTCAGACCACC from Methanolacinia petrolearia DSM 11571 encodes:
- a CDS encoding TrmB family transcriptional regulator yields the protein MLETTIETLKKLGFTEYEARAYISLIGFGMATAREIHENSGVPQGRIYSVLRSLSDKNFIEIQDGNPSYYYAANPVARLSKLKTEINDSINESIEYLSNLYLNSKPPSPIWAIHSEWGIKNRIKTLVQGANKEIIIFVDDISFFEWVRPELKKVKKKVNVEIYARNKADFAGSNLRVTEYSEKMYLLWAKIASMEKNIHEAPKSKMNMIIDESTGLFIGKTQGEVTGVIMQVPQLVYTLRAFMKMLEED
- a CDS encoding 6-hydroxymethylpterin diphosphokinase MptE-like protein, with the translated sequence MRYEEWEPHYRRILDFFGFDPADDDKAAHFASDLSSRDDLSLLKDACSGAVVTVCGNAPCLKDELHLIEGTVIAADAAADLLYKNGIRPDVVFTDLDGCEDSFIEMNSEGTIMVVHAHGDNIPLLKKWIPLFGGPLVLTTQGKPFGNVHNLGGFTDGDRAIFAAEELGSSKIRIIGFDLDDCSVNPVKRGKLMIARDLLKEIGYDL
- a CDS encoding radical SAM protein; the protein is MTSKAVIIDGYIDEPACFGVPPYISPYIRYAAGAFEKNGISADYLTIDQVRKDPYLLQNAQNADYVLLITGVSVPGKYLGGTPAKAAEILQIGSSLNRPATMVGGPVIFGSSKGGGDAAEKQCFSPFDFVLEGEIGSAVDSVIREGESYGNFDYERIDEFAVAGAGIVQKHPGFPDIICELETARGCSRYVSGGCSFCTEFLYGEPEFRNAAGVHAEVKALYDSGVRHFRVGRQPDLLTYGVRGGEFPCPDPEKIEHLFSGIRSAAPGLKTLHIDNINPRNIFEHEEAAKEALKAIVRWHTPGDVAAFGMESADPVVVRENNLKALPEQVMRAIEIVNEVGGMRENGIPHLLPGLNFVLGLKGESPATYDLNLRFLNEVLSSGLLVRRVNIRQVMPFEGTKAWEENSIGMYDDLFRKFKEDARKNFDHPMLMKVFPRGTILRDVIIEEEGNTSFGRQMGSYPILVGVPQKIVKGEHIDAVVAGWGQRSITGFQYPIRMNEVTVQTIKQIPGIGKKTAASIAAKRPFKDLAGLHKVAGKTELDEFFSFE
- a CDS encoding DHH family phosphoesterase — its product is MPDSLQNGSKDRIKYIVLGCGSIGYNVVENLVRDSEQVIVIDSDVKRVEDLRDQNFDAIVRNITDPGFLNDLPLPEVVFVLSNDKNANLEAVKRIKEKYPSVYVVARAVDKLSLSLLEQAGADIALYPQEVFAKNVVHLTRRLHSSRLARKLYHYLSEMEGTLGIVLHTNPDPDSISSAMALCAIAKDVTDKQLNCRILYDGKIGHQENRAFVTLLDIEMEKATAEAIDECDYIALVDSSAPGENNALESGKEVDIIVDHHQISDQNSKPGRFVDVRPGAGATASIMTQYIQELGVNIDQKVATALLYGIRADTKEFTRNTTPQDLNYAAFLLPLTDSDLLSKITSPSMALETLEALGDAIKNRKLQSGYLFTNVGYVRNRDVIPQAADLLIQLEGVNTAIAYGIGDDSITISARNKDIRLHVGNVLKDAFSDIGEAGGHANMAAARIPLNSFSMVKNKEELLSLVIDPILEKFADQVGLGKEESNEI
- a CDS encoding ABC transporter permease — protein: MGVAQWFNEVATIAKWELKRFSGTMSRDILPVAIILFVLLIGATGLTQQSGLHLQDEIYTAGSDSDTASGILLSDSRFTVYSIPQGSRPSGFDLVVSGGNVYAADTDKGMAALKAFDKDYSNYKIALYNRERDLFAAYPLWIEEQTVESELDFTATQIGTMGYYRLNPNEIPTPDNPGGYVSPPSGDIDISIEELRNELIAGEGQDDQLSRYSDVISGEGIELEYKIPSQMSPSLPFDSIILVFVFIFPLYFTSQFYMMSIMNERIERSGEALLSTPLSGWQIITGKGLPYFLMMLGITAVLTAFTGGEFLILLPIFPVILFFLAFALLIGMLARSFKELSFISIFFSTVATSYIFFPSIFANIHIIGKVSPLTLVIMTLEGESYTGLDYVYSTALFFLTSAVIFYISAKNFSEERLFSYNKLMARIREFISTIISRRWTNTSLLLIAALTIPFVFMAQLMCLVLFFNLPMPTSLILMLVSAAFIEEFAKSIGIYTIAYDRPEWLTWKNIAVASLAVAAGFLAGEKLLLFATLAEISESVFGEIMFTSLQVLWMPLTLHFAGIFTTAVILKFGGRRAYIPALMTATLVHTAYNTYFIFFGGI
- a CDS encoding ABC transporter ATP-binding protein codes for the protein MIKARSIVKDYNGFHALDGASFERDDTGIFGIIGHNGAGKTTLLKIMSGLIAPTSGELEIGGIDVIKNPDALKERLGYLPEESRLYETMNVKGYLSFFGEIYGLSPDKIKERSDTLLDRLNLDAGNKKLGELSKGMKRKVAIARSLIHDPSFLVYDEPTSGLDPMTSRYISEFLMSMKKENKKTILLSAHNLYQVEEVCDQIMILQRGRIVALGSMDELRDEYGSISYSVEFMADDVKEFEECMDHYDRVGDVYLGTVTDIESLNMLTERITSSGGRVKKIESHYPSLEDMLVQIGD